Proteins from a single region of Sinorhizobium alkalisoli:
- a CDS encoding dipeptide ABC transporter ATP-binding protein, with protein MTPVLEARNLARDYHVPGSLFRKARTVHALKGVSFTLDEGKTLAIVGESGCGKSTLGRILTLIDPATAGELLIDGRKVDIAREGLTSEMRRKVQIIFQNPYGSLNPRQKIGDILTEPLVINTKVPANERRDRAMAMLKKVGLEEKHYNRYPHMFSGGQRQRVAIARALMLNPKLLVLDEPVSALDLSVQAQVLNLLADLQDEFQLTYVFISHDLSVVRYIADDVMVMYFGEAVEYGSRDAVFSDPQHSYTKTLFAATPRADVASIKARLARKNAA; from the coding sequence ATGACCCCTGTTCTCGAAGCCCGGAATCTCGCGCGCGACTATCATGTGCCCGGCAGCCTTTTCCGCAAGGCGCGCACCGTTCACGCGCTGAAGGGCGTCAGCTTCACGCTTGATGAAGGCAAGACGCTTGCGATCGTCGGCGAAAGCGGCTGCGGCAAGTCGACGCTCGGGCGCATCCTCACGCTGATCGATCCGGCAACGGCCGGTGAGCTGCTGATCGACGGTCGCAAGGTCGACATCGCCCGGGAGGGGCTGACGTCGGAGATGCGCCGCAAGGTGCAGATCATTTTCCAGAACCCGTATGGCTCCTTGAATCCGCGCCAGAAGATCGGCGATATCCTGACCGAGCCGCTCGTCATCAATACCAAGGTGCCGGCAAACGAGCGCCGCGACCGGGCGATGGCCATGCTCAAGAAGGTCGGTCTCGAGGAGAAGCACTATAATCGCTATCCGCACATGTTCTCCGGCGGGCAGCGGCAACGCGTCGCGATCGCCCGCGCTCTCATGCTCAACCCGAAACTTCTGGTACTGGACGAACCGGTGTCGGCGCTAGATCTTTCCGTCCAGGCGCAGGTCCTGAACCTGCTCGCGGACCTGCAGGATGAATTCCAGCTCACCTATGTCTTCATCAGCCATGACCTGTCGGTGGTGCGCTACATCGCCGATGACGTGATGGTGATGTATTTCGGTGAGGCGGTGGAATATGGCAGCCGCGACGCGGTGTTTTCCGACCCGCAGCATAGCTATACGAAGACATTGTTTGCGGCCACGCCGCGCGCCGACGTGGCCAGCATCAAGGCGCGGCTGGCACGCAAGAATGCGGCCTGA
- a CDS encoding RidA family protein, giving the protein MEIKRFETGPRMSQAVVHNNTVYLAGQVGNAGDDVATQTKQALAEVDRLLALAGTDKTRILSATVWLADMADFAKMNSVWDVWVPQGHTPARATGEAKLATPEYLVEVIVTAAL; this is encoded by the coding sequence ATGGAAATCAAGCGCTTCGAAACCGGCCCGCGGATGAGCCAGGCCGTTGTACACAATAATACGGTCTACCTGGCCGGTCAGGTCGGCAACGCCGGTGACGACGTCGCCACCCAGACGAAGCAGGCGCTCGCCGAAGTCGATCGCCTGCTCGCGCTTGCCGGCACGGACAAGACGCGCATCCTTTCGGCAACGGTCTGGCTCGCCGATATGGCCGACTTTGCCAAGATGAACTCCGTCTGGGATGTATGGGTCCCGCAGGGTCACACGCCAGCCCGCGCCACCGGCGAAGCAAAGCTTGCGACGCCTGAATATCTCGTCGAGGTGATCGTCACGGCGGCGCTGTAA